One stretch of Zootoca vivipara chromosome 8, rZooViv1.1, whole genome shotgun sequence DNA includes these proteins:
- the LOC118089915 gene encoding desmocollin-2 isoform X2 — MAPLARARRMGGSWTDAGLRVFVGLLVLNLFCEASKKVTFNVPSKLEAGTLIGRLNLRQYLRTSDLISSSDPDFIVLEDGSVYTTNAVSLSSEKKAFTISLNDLQGHLQKKIHVNLHPNKTHTTGETILRRTKRRWAPVPTLIMENSLGPFPMQIQQLSSDTAQKYKVTYSISGRGVDQPPLNYFYIESETGNLFVTVPIDREEYSEFEIICNARTLDGYTPEVPLRHVIRIEDDNDNPPMFDPVTWTFNVVENCRAGTVVGQITATDRDEPDTLHTKLKYRIVGQNPIPLQGSNTFTIHPDTGSITVAYPVLDREKITTYTILVEARDMGGQPFGLCNTATVVIEVDDANDHAPMCEHSMYEAYVNENTVGAKVMDIGVVDKDSPGTPAWHATFNIIKGNEDGAFKIVKEPNSNIGTLCVEKGLDYERNKERKLEIVVNNEAPYFLPPNSRAISTSTCVVVVKVRDMDEGPVFDPCVLILDIKECLPAETMVGQYTARDPETGNSEGIIYRIINDPCNWITIDNAGQIRTTRLLDREQPQMQLYQCNVTVSATDRSGKTGTGVIVVNLIDENDNFPVIPKTEYIICRDRQPVCLTAVDADLPEHGAPFSFTLPDRMIPQWRLTQHDENSAYLVPAENLPFGSYDIPVMVTDRAGKGGITEVRVIMCDCTTPSDCRYWPRVVPPVGRQAPNVTLGLWAILAMIGGSLLLLLILITLCGCCGAAPVSSSKHVCDDLANQNLIISNTEAPGEEVMDPNILPVKTGNMVTYDQGTLGVKTGGQESFEMVKGHQTLESVKGGGHQTLESVKMGHQTLESGRGGYGQSAMDAYRYSYSDWQNFTHPRLTEEPIRGHTLIKN, encoded by the exons ATGGCCCCGCTGGCGAGAGCGCGGCGCATGGGGGGCTCGTGGACGGACGCCGGCCTCCGGGTCTTCGTCGGTCTCCTG GTACTAAATTTATTTTGTGAAGCTAGCAAGAAAGTGACTTTTAACGTGCCTTCCAAACTGGAAGCAGGAACATTAATTGGCAGAT TAAATCTGAGACAGTATCTTAGGACTTCTGACCTGATCAGTTCAAGTGATCCTGATTTCATAGTTCTAGAAGATGGTTCTGTATATACAACAAATGCTGTTTCTTTGTCTTCTGAGAAGAAAGCTTTTACCATATCGCTTAATGACTTGCAAGGTCATCTGCAAAAGAAAATACATGTCAATTTGCATCCAAACAAG ACTCATACAACAGGAGAGACCATTCTTAGACGAACTAAACGAAGATGGGCTCCTGTTCCAACCCTAATAATGGAAAACTCACTAGGACCTTTCCCAATGCAAATTCAGCAG CTGTCTTCTGATACAGCCCAAAAATACAAAGTGACATATTCTATAAGTGGTCGTGGAGTCGACCAACCACcactaaattatttttatattgagAGTGAAACAGGAAATCTCTTTGTTACTGTCCCAATAGATCGGGAAGAGTATTCAGAATTTGAG atAATTTGCAATGCAAGGACATTAGATGGCTATACTCCAGAGGTACCACTTAGACATGTAATCCGAATTGAGGATGATAATGACAACCCACCAATGTTTGATCCAGTTACTTGGACTTTTAATGTTGTAGAAAACTGCAGAGCTG GTACCGTGGTTGGACAAATAACTGCAACAGACAGAGATGAACCTGATACACTGCACACTAAACTGAAATACAGAATTGTGGGCCAGAATCCTATACCGCTTCAAGGTTCCAATACGTTCACTATACATCCAGATACAGGTTCTATTACTGTGGCATATCCAGTTCTGGATAGAGAG AAAATAACGACATACACAATACTGGTAGAAGCAAGAGATATGGGAGGCCAGCCCTTTGGTTTGTGCAATACTGCAACAGTTGTAATTGAAGTTGATGATGCAAATGATCATGCACCCATGTGTGAGCACAGCATG TATGAAGCATATGTTAATGAAAACACAGTTGGTGCAAAAGTAATGGACATCGGTGTCGTAGACAAAGATTCACCTGGAACACCTGCCTGGCATGCTACCTTCAACATTATAAAGGGAAATGAAGATGGTGCTTTCAAAATTGTAAAAGAACCTAATTCAAATATTGGTACACTATGTGTTGAAAAG ggGCTGGACTACGAAAGAAACAAGGAGAGAAAGTTGGAAATTGTTGTAAATAATGAAGCACCTTATTTCCTACCACCAAATTCAAGAGCAATTTCTACAAGTACTTGCGTTGTTGTTGTCAAAGTGCGGGATATGGACGAAGGCCCTGTATTTGATCCTTGTGTATTAATTTTGGACATCAAGGAATGTTTGCCTGCTGAAACGATGGTTGGCCAGTACACAGCAAGGGACCCAGAAACTGGAAATTCTGAAGGcataat TTATAGAATAATAAATGATCCCTGTAACTGGATCACCATTGACAACGCAGGTCAGATCAGAACCACTAGACTCCTAGACAGGGAGCAACCACAAATGCAGCTCTACCAGTGTAACGTAACAGTCTCTGCAACGGACAGGA GTGGTAAAACAGGCACTGGAGTAATAGTGGTTAATCTGATAGATGAGAATGACAATTTCCCAGTGATTCCCAAGACGGAGTACATAATTTGCAGAGACAGACAACCAGTTTGCCTTACTGCTGTGGATGCTGATTTACCTGAACATGGAGCCCCTTTCAGTTTTACTCTTCCTGACCGCATGATCCCACAGTGGAGATTGACACAACATGATG AAAACTCTGCATACCTGGTACCAGCAGAGAACTTGCCATTTGGTTCTTACGACATCCCTGTGATGGTAACTGATCGTGCAGGCAAAGGTGGAATCACTGAAGTTCGTGTAATTATGTGTGATTGCACCACCCCTAGTGATTGCCGTTATTGGCCACGGGTGGTGCCACCGGTTGGACGTCAGGCTCCTAATGTGACTCTTGGTCTTTGGGCCATCCTTGCAATGATTGGGGGATCCTTGTTGCTATTAT TAATCCTGATAACACTTTGCGGCTGTTGCGGTGCTGCACCTGTGAGTAGCAGTAAGCATGTGTGTGATGATTTAGCTAACCAGAACTTGATCATTTCAAACACTGAAGCACCTGGTGAAGAAGTAATG gacCCCAATATACTTCctgtgaaaacaggaaacatGGTTACTTATGATCAAGGCACTCTTGGAGTAAAAACTGGAGGACAGGAAAGCTTTGAGATGGTCAAGGGACACCAGACACTGGAATCAGTCAAGGGCGGAGGACACCAGACCCTAGAATCTGTTAAAATGGGACATCAGACATTAGAATCTGGAAGAGGAGGATATGGACAATCTGCGATGGATGCATATAGATACAGTTATTCAGATTGGCAAAATTTTACACACCCTCGCCTAACTGAG gaaCCCATTAGAGGACACACTCtgattaaaaattaa
- the LOC118089915 gene encoding desmocollin-1 isoform X1, giving the protein MAPLARARRMGGSWTDAGLRVFVGLLVLNLFCEASKKVTFNVPSKLEAGTLIGRLNLRQYLRTSDLISSSDPDFIVLEDGSVYTTNAVSLSSEKKAFTISLNDLQGHLQKKIHVNLHPNKTHTTGETILRRTKRRWAPVPTLIMENSLGPFPMQIQQLSSDTAQKYKVTYSISGRGVDQPPLNYFYIESETGNLFVTVPIDREEYSEFEIICNARTLDGYTPEVPLRHVIRIEDDNDNPPMFDPVTWTFNVVENCRAGTVVGQITATDRDEPDTLHTKLKYRIVGQNPIPLQGSNTFTIHPDTGSITVAYPVLDREKITTYTILVEARDMGGQPFGLCNTATVVIEVDDANDHAPMCEHSMYEAYVNENTVGAKVMDIGVVDKDSPGTPAWHATFNIIKGNEDGAFKIVKEPNSNIGTLCVEKGLDYERNKERKLEIVVNNEAPYFLPPNSRAISTSTCVVVVKVRDMDEGPVFDPCVLILDIKECLPAETMVGQYTARDPETGNSEGIIYRIINDPCNWITIDNAGQIRTTRLLDREQPQMQLYQCNVTVSATDRSGKTGTGVIVVNLIDENDNFPVIPKTEYIICRDRQPVCLTAVDADLPEHGAPFSFTLPDRMIPQWRLTQHDENSAYLVPAENLPFGSYDIPVMVTDRAGKGGITEVRVIMCDCTTPSDCRYWPRVVPPVGRQAPNVTLGLWAILAMIGGSLLLLLILITLCGCCGAAPVSSSKHVCDDLANQNLIISNTEAPGEEVMDPNILPVKTGNMVTYDQGTLGVKTGGQESFEMVKGHQTLESVKGGGHQTLESVKMGHQTLESGRGGYGQSAMDAYRYSYSDWQNFTHPRLTEKVYLCGQDEEHKHSEDYVLSYNYEGRGSLAGSVGCCTDQQDEEALDFLDQLEPKFRTLAETCIKR; this is encoded by the exons ATGGCCCCGCTGGCGAGAGCGCGGCGCATGGGGGGCTCGTGGACGGACGCCGGCCTCCGGGTCTTCGTCGGTCTCCTG GTACTAAATTTATTTTGTGAAGCTAGCAAGAAAGTGACTTTTAACGTGCCTTCCAAACTGGAAGCAGGAACATTAATTGGCAGAT TAAATCTGAGACAGTATCTTAGGACTTCTGACCTGATCAGTTCAAGTGATCCTGATTTCATAGTTCTAGAAGATGGTTCTGTATATACAACAAATGCTGTTTCTTTGTCTTCTGAGAAGAAAGCTTTTACCATATCGCTTAATGACTTGCAAGGTCATCTGCAAAAGAAAATACATGTCAATTTGCATCCAAACAAG ACTCATACAACAGGAGAGACCATTCTTAGACGAACTAAACGAAGATGGGCTCCTGTTCCAACCCTAATAATGGAAAACTCACTAGGACCTTTCCCAATGCAAATTCAGCAG CTGTCTTCTGATACAGCCCAAAAATACAAAGTGACATATTCTATAAGTGGTCGTGGAGTCGACCAACCACcactaaattatttttatattgagAGTGAAACAGGAAATCTCTTTGTTACTGTCCCAATAGATCGGGAAGAGTATTCAGAATTTGAG atAATTTGCAATGCAAGGACATTAGATGGCTATACTCCAGAGGTACCACTTAGACATGTAATCCGAATTGAGGATGATAATGACAACCCACCAATGTTTGATCCAGTTACTTGGACTTTTAATGTTGTAGAAAACTGCAGAGCTG GTACCGTGGTTGGACAAATAACTGCAACAGACAGAGATGAACCTGATACACTGCACACTAAACTGAAATACAGAATTGTGGGCCAGAATCCTATACCGCTTCAAGGTTCCAATACGTTCACTATACATCCAGATACAGGTTCTATTACTGTGGCATATCCAGTTCTGGATAGAGAG AAAATAACGACATACACAATACTGGTAGAAGCAAGAGATATGGGAGGCCAGCCCTTTGGTTTGTGCAATACTGCAACAGTTGTAATTGAAGTTGATGATGCAAATGATCATGCACCCATGTGTGAGCACAGCATG TATGAAGCATATGTTAATGAAAACACAGTTGGTGCAAAAGTAATGGACATCGGTGTCGTAGACAAAGATTCACCTGGAACACCTGCCTGGCATGCTACCTTCAACATTATAAAGGGAAATGAAGATGGTGCTTTCAAAATTGTAAAAGAACCTAATTCAAATATTGGTACACTATGTGTTGAAAAG ggGCTGGACTACGAAAGAAACAAGGAGAGAAAGTTGGAAATTGTTGTAAATAATGAAGCACCTTATTTCCTACCACCAAATTCAAGAGCAATTTCTACAAGTACTTGCGTTGTTGTTGTCAAAGTGCGGGATATGGACGAAGGCCCTGTATTTGATCCTTGTGTATTAATTTTGGACATCAAGGAATGTTTGCCTGCTGAAACGATGGTTGGCCAGTACACAGCAAGGGACCCAGAAACTGGAAATTCTGAAGGcataat TTATAGAATAATAAATGATCCCTGTAACTGGATCACCATTGACAACGCAGGTCAGATCAGAACCACTAGACTCCTAGACAGGGAGCAACCACAAATGCAGCTCTACCAGTGTAACGTAACAGTCTCTGCAACGGACAGGA GTGGTAAAACAGGCACTGGAGTAATAGTGGTTAATCTGATAGATGAGAATGACAATTTCCCAGTGATTCCCAAGACGGAGTACATAATTTGCAGAGACAGACAACCAGTTTGCCTTACTGCTGTGGATGCTGATTTACCTGAACATGGAGCCCCTTTCAGTTTTACTCTTCCTGACCGCATGATCCCACAGTGGAGATTGACACAACATGATG AAAACTCTGCATACCTGGTACCAGCAGAGAACTTGCCATTTGGTTCTTACGACATCCCTGTGATGGTAACTGATCGTGCAGGCAAAGGTGGAATCACTGAAGTTCGTGTAATTATGTGTGATTGCACCACCCCTAGTGATTGCCGTTATTGGCCACGGGTGGTGCCACCGGTTGGACGTCAGGCTCCTAATGTGACTCTTGGTCTTTGGGCCATCCTTGCAATGATTGGGGGATCCTTGTTGCTATTAT TAATCCTGATAACACTTTGCGGCTGTTGCGGTGCTGCACCTGTGAGTAGCAGTAAGCATGTGTGTGATGATTTAGCTAACCAGAACTTGATCATTTCAAACACTGAAGCACCTGGTGAAGAAGTAATG gacCCCAATATACTTCctgtgaaaacaggaaacatGGTTACTTATGATCAAGGCACTCTTGGAGTAAAAACTGGAGGACAGGAAAGCTTTGAGATGGTCAAGGGACACCAGACACTGGAATCAGTCAAGGGCGGAGGACACCAGACCCTAGAATCTGTTAAAATGGGACATCAGACATTAGAATCTGGAAGAGGAGGATATGGACAATCTGCGATGGATGCATATAGATACAGTTATTCAGATTGGCAAAATTTTACACACCCTCGCCTAACTGAG AAGGTATATCTCTGTGGACAGGACGAAGAGCACAAGCATTCCGAAGACTATGTCCTTTCATATAATTATGAAGGAAGAGGATCGCTGGCTGGCTCTGTAGGCTGCTGCACTGATCAGCAAGACGAAGAGGCGCTTGACTTTTTAGATCAGCTGGAACCCAAGTTTAGGACATTAGCAGAAACCTGTATAAAGAGATAA